In the genome of Paracoccus tegillarcae, one region contains:
- the rlmH gene encoding 23S rRNA (pseudouridine(1915)-N(3))-methyltransferase RlmH encodes MKIVIAAVGRLRKGPESALIADYLDRFAKTGRGLGLPPVQILEIEDKRGGGMAAEAELLARALPDGAAVVALDERGQQPTSPEFAARLASYRDQARDLCFVIGGADGIDAALRERADWQISFSRMVWPHMLARVMLAEQLYRASTILAGGPYHRE; translated from the coding sequence ATGAAGATCGTGATCGCCGCCGTCGGGCGGCTGCGCAAGGGGCCGGAATCGGCGCTGATTGCCGATTATCTGGACCGCTTTGCCAAAACCGGCCGGGGGTTGGGTCTGCCCCCGGTGCAAATCCTTGAAATCGAAGACAAGCGCGGCGGCGGTATGGCCGCCGAGGCTGAACTGCTGGCCCGCGCCCTGCCGGATGGCGCGGCGGTGGTGGCGCTGGATGAGCGCGGCCAGCAGCCGACCTCGCCCGAATTCGCCGCCAGGCTGGCCAGCTATCGCGATCAGGCGCGGGATCTGTGCTTTGTGATTGGCGGTGCCGACGGCATTGACGCCGCGCTGCGCGAGCGCGCCGACTGGCAGATCAGCTTTAGCCGGATGGTCTGGCCGCATATGCTGGCCCGCGTCATGCTTGCCGAGCAGCTTTACCGTGCCTCGACCATTCTGGCCGGTGGGCCCTATCACCGCGAATAG
- a CDS encoding TetR/AcrR family transcriptional regulator gives MVEKKDSVVTKGRKFKQVLDGARAVFLKEGFAGASVDDIASEARVSKATLYSYFPDKELMFSEVFRAELASGSEEPVAALAADRPAVEALPLIIHALATRSVSGAGVQSYRMRVAESDRFPSLAREYLDTVHRRQRRDIRTFLERWTLRGELEISDFELATEQLIALATALIGDRAVFLGADSVTETQMHRATMGAAQVFLAAYGMRYVDTSRAARDASMRRADRAKTVPPME, from the coding sequence ATGGTTGAGAAAAAAGATTCGGTCGTCACGAAGGGGCGAAAATTCAAACAAGTCCTCGACGGCGCGCGCGCTGTTTTTCTGAAAGAGGGGTTCGCCGGCGCCAGCGTCGACGATATTGCCAGCGAGGCCAGGGTGTCCAAGGCCACGCTCTATAGCTATTTTCCGGACAAGGAACTGATGTTCAGCGAGGTTTTCCGCGCTGAACTGGCATCTGGCAGCGAAGAGCCGGTGGCCGCACTGGCTGCGGATCGTCCGGCGGTCGAGGCGTTGCCGCTGATCATTCATGCGCTGGCGACACGGTCGGTTTCGGGCGCGGGTGTGCAGTCGTACCGGATGCGTGTGGCTGAATCGGATCGCTTTCCGTCGCTTGCACGGGAATATCTGGATACCGTCCATCGCCGTCAGCGCCGCGATATCCGCACCTTTCTGGAACGCTGGACGCTGCGCGGCGAGCTTGAGATCTCGGATTTCGAGCTGGCGACCGAGCAACTGATCGCGCTGGCCACTGCTTTGATCGGGGATCGGGCCGTGTTTCTGGGGGCCGACAGCGTGACGGAAACCCAGATGCACCGCGCGACGATGGGGGCCGCGCAGGTGTTTCTGGCCGCCTATGGGATGCGCTATGTCGATACCTCGCGGGCGGCGCGTGACGCCTCGATGCGGCGTGCGGACCGTGCCAAGACGGTGCCACCGATGGAATGA
- the rsfS gene encoding ribosome silencing factor, with product MLDRILSSLEDDKAEDIVQIDLRGRSAMADHMVIASGRNARQVATIAEKLAERYKKATGRTARIEGKDAGDWVLIDTDDVVVHVFRPEVRDFYQLEKMWMPADALARSRPTQPPAGH from the coding sequence GTGCTGGACCGCATCCTATCCTCGCTTGAGGACGACAAGGCCGAGGACATCGTGCAGATTGATCTGCGCGGACGTTCCGCCATGGCCGATCATATGGTGATCGCCTCGGGGCGCAATGCGCGTCAGGTGGCCACGATCGCCGAAAAACTGGCCGAGCGCTACAAGAAGGCAACCGGACGCACCGCCCGGATCGAAGGCAAGGATGCCGGCGATTGGGTGCTGATCGACACCGATGATGTCGTCGTGCATGTGTTTCGGCCCGAAGTGCGCGACTTTTATCAGTTGGAAAAGATGTGGATGCCGGCCGATGCGCTGGCCCGTTCGCGTCCGACGCAACCGCCAGCAGGTCACTGA
- the leuC gene encoding 3-isopropylmalate dehydratase large subunit — protein sequence MTDNHAKPRTLYDKIWDAHVVDQSADGTCLLYIDRHLVHEVTSPQAFEGLRTTGRKVRAPDKTIAVPDHNVPTTAGRENGIENEESRIQVDALDKNARDFGLNYYPVDDIRQGIVHIVGPEQGWTLPGMTVVCGDSHTATHGAFGALAHGIGTSEVEHVLATQTLIQKKSKNMKVEITGSLLPGVTAKDITLSVIGKTGTAGGTGHVIEYCGEAIRALSMEGRMTVCNMAIEGGARAGLIAPDEKTFDYVNGRPHAPKGAAWEAAINWWKTLQSDEGAHFDKVITIRGEDIAPVVTWGTSPEDVLPITGTVPAPEDFTGGKVEAARRSLDYMDLTPGTPLQDVRIDAVFIGSCTNGRIEDLRAAAEILRGRKLADGVRGMVVPGSGLVRAQAEEEGLHQVFLDAGFEWRLAGCSMCLAMNPDQLAPGERCAATSNRNFEGRQGYKGRTHLMSPAMAAAAGVTGRLTDVRELTDQAEPA from the coding sequence ATGACCGACAATCACGCCAAGCCGCGCACGCTTTATGACAAGATCTGGGACGCCCATGTGGTCGATCAGTCTGCCGACGGCACCTGCCTTTTGTATATCGACCGCCATCTGGTCCACGAAGTGACCAGCCCGCAGGCCTTCGAGGGGCTGCGCACGACCGGTCGCAAAGTGCGTGCGCCGGATAAGACCATCGCCGTGCCCGACCATAACGTCCCGACCACGGCGGGCCGTGAAAACGGCATCGAGAACGAGGAAAGCCGCATCCAGGTCGATGCGCTGGACAAGAACGCCCGCGATTTCGGGCTGAATTATTACCCCGTCGACGACATCCGGCAGGGCATCGTGCATATCGTCGGCCCGGAACAGGGCTGGACCCTGCCCGGCATGACCGTGGTCTGCGGTGACAGCCACACCGCCACGCATGGCGCGTTCGGCGCACTGGCCCACGGGATCGGCACCTCCGAGGTCGAACATGTGCTGGCCACGCAGACGCTGATCCAGAAGAAATCCAAGAACATGAAGGTCGAGATCACCGGCTCGCTGCTGCCCGGTGTGACCGCCAAGGACATCACCTTGTCGGTGATCGGCAAGACCGGCACCGCCGGCGGCACCGGCCATGTGATCGAATATTGCGGCGAGGCGATCCGCGCATTGTCGATGGAAGGCCGGATGACGGTCTGCAACATGGCCATCGAAGGCGGCGCCCGCGCCGGCCTGATCGCGCCCGACGAAAAGACCTTTGACTATGTGAACGGTCGCCCCCATGCCCCGAAAGGCGCCGCATGGGAAGCCGCCATCAACTGGTGGAAAACCCTGCAATCCGACGAAGGCGCGCATTTCGACAAGGTGATCACCATCCGCGGCGAAGACATTGCCCCGGTCGTGACCTGGGGCACCTCGCCCGAGGATGTGCTGCCGATCACCGGCACCGTTCCCGCGCCCGAGGATTTCACCGGCGGCAAGGTCGAGGCCGCGCGGCGCTCGCTGGACTATATGGACCTCACGCCCGGGACGCCGTTGCAGGATGTCAGGATCGACGCCGTGTTCATCGGCTCTTGCACCAATGGCCGGATCGAGGATCTGCGCGCCGCGGCCGAAATCCTCCGCGGTCGCAAGCTGGCCGATGGCGTTCGCGGCATGGTCGTTCCCGGCTCGGGCCTCGTGCGCGCGCAGGCCGAGGAGGAAGGGCTGCATCAGGTCTTTCTGGATGCAGGCTTCGAATGGCGTCTGGCAGGCTGTTCCATGTGCCTGGCCATGAACCCCGACCAATTGGCCCCCGGCGAACGCTGCGCCGCGACCTCGAACCGCAATTTCGAGGGACGTCAAGGCTATAAGGGCCGCACCCATCTGATGTCACCCGCCATGGCGGCGGCAGCAGGCGTGACAGGCCGGCTGACCGACGTTCGGGAACTCACCGATCAGGCGGAACCGGCCTGA
- a CDS encoding I78 family peptidase inhibitor: MRQGGLIAPALAGAAMLVLAACEPIAQTDTPARPPQAADLCGASGYQGLVGQPRDVLSAMKFPIGTRVIGPDDAVTADYNRERLNIEYGRGGLIEKVGCY, translated from the coding sequence ATGCGGCAGGGTGGTTTGATCGCGCCGGCGCTGGCCGGTGCTGCGATGCTGGTACTGGCAGCCTGCGAGCCCATTGCGCAAACCGACACGCCCGCGCGGCCTCCGCAGGCTGCGGATTTGTGCGGGGCATCGGGCTATCAGGGGCTGGTGGGCCAGCCCCGCGATGTGCTGAGCGCGATGAAGTTTCCCATCGGAACGCGCGTGATCGGGCCTGATGACGCCGTGACCGCCGATTACAACCGCGAGCGGCTGAACATCGAATATGGTCGTGGCGGGCTGATCGAGAAGGTCGGCTGTTACTGA
- a CDS encoding aldo/keto reductase, with translation MPQLGVGVWQVPNEDTATVVTESIKIGYRLIDGAAAYGNEEGLGQGLRESGQLREQLFVTSKLWNGDQGHDAALKAFDKTMERLGLDYLDLYLIHWPMPSVDLYVDSWKALIRLRQEGRVRSIGVANFQEPHLRRLIDETGEVPALNQIEVHPTLTQTEMRQADRKLGIVTQSWTPLGRGDFSLPQVASIAERLDCTPAQVVLRWHLQHGLSVIPKSERPERLNENFHCLDIELSMADMEALDALDQGNRTGPDPDTFDKR, from the coding sequence ATGCCCCAGTTGGGGGTAGGTGTCTGGCAGGTGCCAAACGAAGACACTGCGACAGTCGTGACCGAGTCGATCAAGATCGGCTATCGACTGATCGACGGCGCGGCCGCCTATGGAAACGAAGAGGGCCTCGGTCAGGGGTTGCGAGAGTCAGGGCAGTTGCGCGAGCAGTTGTTCGTGACCTCGAAGCTCTGGAATGGTGATCAGGGCCATGATGCGGCGCTGAAGGCCTTTGACAAGACGATGGAACGGCTTGGTCTGGATTATCTGGATCTGTATCTGATCCATTGGCCGATGCCGTCGGTTGATCTGTATGTCGACAGCTGGAAGGCCCTGATCCGCCTGCGCCAAGAGGGGCGTGTGCGCTCTATCGGGGTGGCGAATTTCCAGGAGCCGCATCTGCGCCGGCTGATCGACGAAACCGGCGAAGTGCCGGCGCTGAACCAGATCGAAGTGCATCCGACGCTGACCCAGACCGAGATGCGTCAGGCCGATCGCAAGCTGGGGATCGTGACCCAAAGCTGGACGCCGTTGGGCCGCGGCGATTTTTCGCTGCCCCAGGTCGCCAGCATTGCCGAGCGTCTGGATTGCACGCCTGCACAGGTCGTCTTGCGCTGGCATTTGCAGCACGGGTTGTCGGTCATCCCGAAATCCGAGCGCCCCGAACGGTTGAACGAGAATTTCCACTGCCTCGATATCGAGTTGTCCATGGCCGATATGGAGGCGCTGGATGCGCTGGATCAGGGCAATCGCACGGGTCCGGACCCCGACACGTTCGACAAGCGCTGA
- a CDS encoding lytic murein transglycosylase, whose protein sequence is MKISTLRILLATTLALSVAACGAPLSRSPGSAGAQVTIPQRPAGAPASQAGLQQWVQQFRPVALSQGISPATFDRSMALASYQSDIIALDRRQSEFSRPIWAYIDDAASGNRVSTGRSKASQLGSTLTAIEGRYGVPREIVLAVWGMESNFGGNRGSTRIVPALSTLAYDGRRGQFFGNELIAALRIIQSGDTGPEGLVGSWAGAMGHTQFMPSSYLAHAVDFNGDGRRDIWSNDPTDSLASTAAYLRQAGWRQGMPWGVEVVLPSNFNYALSGKEQQRAGGSWAGMGVRTANGTAMPGWSGSILVPAGSGGPAFLISPNFRAILDYNTSDSYALGVSILCDRIAGRSGVQGSWPRGERTLSNAEKAEIQRLLAARGFYRDEIDGKLGSKSTLAIRAFQQSVGATADGYADAQLLAMLRG, encoded by the coding sequence ATGAAGATTTCGACGCTTCGCATCCTTTTGGCGACAACCCTTGCGCTCAGCGTGGCGGCCTGCGGCGCGCCGCTGAGCCGCAGCCCCGGTTCAGCCGGGGCGCAGGTCACCATCCCGCAACGCCCGGCGGGCGCGCCGGCCAGCCAGGCGGGTCTGCAGCAATGGGTACAGCAATTCCGGCCCGTCGCGCTGTCGCAGGGGATCTCGCCCGCGACCTTTGACCGGTCCATGGCGCTGGCCAGCTATCAATCCGACATCATTGCACTGGACCGGCGGCAAAGCGAATTTTCGCGCCCGATCTGGGCCTATATCGACGATGCCGCCTCGGGCAATCGCGTCAGCACCGGACGCAGCAAGGCCTCGCAGCTTGGCAGCACGCTTACCGCGATCGAGGGCCGCTATGGCGTGCCGCGCGAAATCGTTCTGGCCGTCTGGGGGATGGAATCGAACTTCGGCGGCAATCGCGGCTCGACCAGAATCGTTCCGGCGCTGTCCACGCTGGCCTATGACGGGCGGCGCGGGCAGTTCTTTGGCAACGAGCTGATCGCCGCCCTGCGGATCATCCAGTCGGGCGATACCGGACCCGAGGGGCTGGTCGGCAGCTGGGCCGGCGCCATGGGCCATACGCAGTTCATGCCCTCGTCCTATCTGGCCCATGCGGTCGATTTCAACGGCGACGGACGGCGCGACATCTGGTCGAACGACCCGACGGATTCGCTGGCATCGACGGCGGCCTATCTGCGGCAGGCGGGCTGGCGTCAGGGCATGCCCTGGGGGGTCGAGGTCGTGCTGCCCTCGAACTTCAACTATGCGCTGTCGGGCAAGGAACAGCAGCGCGCGGGCGGCAGCTGGGCCGGCATGGGCGTGCGCACGGCCAACGGCACCGCGATGCCGGGCTGGTCGGGCTCGATCCTGGTGCCTGCGGGCTCGGGCGGGCCGGCCTTCCTGATCTCGCCGAACTTCCGCGCAATCCTGGATTACAACACCTCTGACAGCTATGCGCTTGGGGTCAGCATTCTGTGCGACCGCATCGCGGGGCGGTCCGGCGTGCAGGGTTCATGGCCGCGCGGCGAGCGCACACTGTCCAATGCCGAAAAGGCCGAGATCCAGCGCCTGCTGGCCGCGCGCGGCTTCTATCGCGATGAGATCGACGGCAAGCTGGGCAGCAAATCGACGCTGGCCATCCGGGCCTTCCAGCAATCGGTTGGCGCAACGGCGGATGGCTATGCCGATGCGCAGTTGCTGGCGATGCTGCGGGGCTAA
- a CDS encoding YbaK/EbsC family protein, producing the protein MSKSLARVKAALEAAGEQAQVLEMTETTRTAQDAAQAAGCEVDQIAKSIIFRGEESGHVLLFLTAGGNRVDPDLASQVAGQPLGKADAALIRAETGFAIGGVAPIGHLNPITAFFDPRLSDFAQVWAAAGTPRHIFAIAPDRLLEITGSKPTVFVK; encoded by the coding sequence ATGAGCAAGAGCTTGGCAAGGGTCAAGGCAGCACTGGAGGCCGCGGGCGAGCAGGCCCAGGTGCTGGAAATGACCGAGACGACGCGCACGGCGCAGGATGCCGCGCAGGCCGCCGGCTGCGAGGTCGATCAGATCGCCAAGTCGATCATCTTTCGCGGCGAGGAAAGCGGCCATGTCCTGCTGTTCCTGACCGCCGGGGGCAACCGCGTCGATCCGGATCTGGCCTCACAGGTGGCCGGTCAGCCACTGGGCAAGGCCGATGCAGCCCTGATCCGCGCGGAAACCGGTTTTGCCATCGGCGGCGTTGCCCCGATCGGACATCTGAACCCGATCACCGCCTTTTTCGACCCGCGCCTGTCCGATTTCGCGCAGGTCTGGGCCGCAGCGGGCACCCCGCGCCACATTTTTGCCATCGCACCAGACCGTTTATTGGAAATTACGGGGTCGAAACCTACCGTTTTCGTCAAGTAG
- a CDS encoding alpha/beta hydrolase, with the protein MLYQVTDWDDAYANGPHIPGAEAYPPRWQAEAAAFRAATRHEALGEGHLFRPDGEAAGLMVFIHGGYWMKFSPADFSHLAAGAVARGWAVAMPAYRLAPDASISQITRQVAQGVTEAAGRISGPIALTGHSAGGHLAARMICDDGTLPDEVATRVTACVPISGLGDLRPLLRTAINDTLHLDPQEAAAESPALLSPRQKIPVTAWVGGMERPEFIRQSRLLADIWAGLGAPTDLIVDPGRHHFDVVEGLCDPDSALIRQLLA; encoded by the coding sequence ATGCTGTATCAGGTCACCGATTGGGACGATGCCTATGCCAACGGGCCGCATATACCGGGCGCCGAGGCCTATCCGCCCCGCTGGCAGGCAGAGGCTGCGGCGTTTCGCGCGGCAACCCGGCATGAAGCATTGGGCGAGGGCCACCTGTTCCGGCCCGATGGCGAGGCCGCCGGGCTGATGGTGTTCATCCATGGCGGCTATTGGATGAAATTCTCGCCGGCGGATTTCTCGCATCTGGCGGCAGGTGCGGTGGCGCGGGGCTGGGCGGTGGCGATGCCCGCGTACCGGCTGGCGCCCGATGCCAGCATCTCGCAGATCACCCGGCAGGTGGCCCAGGGCGTGACCGAGGCGGCAGGCCGGATCAGCGGCCCGATTGCCCTGACCGGGCATTCGGCGGGCGGGCATCTGGCCGCGCGAATGATTTGCGACGACGGCACCTTGCCCGATGAGGTCGCAACGCGGGTCACGGCCTGCGTGCCGATATCGGGCCTTGGCGATCTGCGGCCGCTGCTGCGCACCGCGATCAACGACACCCTGCATCTGGACCCGCAAGAGGCCGCCGCAGAAAGCCCGGCCCTGCTGTCGCCACGCCAGAAAATTCCGGTCACCGCCTGGGTCGGCGGGATGGAGCGGCCGGAATTCATCCGCCAGTCGCGGCTGCTGGCCGATATCTGGGCCGGGTTGGGCGCGCCCACAGATCTGATTGTCGATCCGGGGCGCCATCATTTCGACGTGGTCGAGGGGCTGTGCGACCCCGACAGCGCGCTGATCAGGCAATTGCTGGCATAA
- a CDS encoding mechanosensitive ion channel family protein, translating to MDQLTPEVVDAAEGLWSHLQAFFQNLLVPWRLYQLVGIVALILLAWLAARLASPLLTRFLRSRQGWAKWRLRLGLMINRRLRLIFFALFAWITVLIMGELTLPSRSQLIALAAVVSTAWLAISFLVRVIANPFLRKIVTWGAWIWATLYFLGFIEPTSNMLDSIAISFGEFRLSALTVIKALVITGLMIAGARFLSRVVSGRLATNKDISPSMRVLTSKLLQITLFTLAVIVGLRAAGFDLTGLAVFSGAVGLGLGFGLQKVVSNLVSGVIILLDKSIKPGDVISLGDTFGWIEELGARYVSVVTRDGKEYLIPNEDLVTGQVVNWSHTNNFVRLDLHFGTAYEDDPHEVSKIAINAAMSVKRVMPQRTPVCWITGFGDSSVDYVLRFWITDSEGGLTNVRGQVFLALWDAFKKKGISIPFPQREVRVLNDKIAVSDGNSVPPRPEFVTSD from the coding sequence ATGGATCAGTTGACCCCTGAAGTTGTTGACGCCGCCGAAGGGCTGTGGTCGCACTTGCAGGCCTTTTTTCAGAACCTGCTGGTGCCGTGGCGCCTGTATCAGCTGGTCGGTATCGTTGCCCTGATCCTGTTGGCATGGCTGGCCGCGCGTCTGGCATCGCCGCTGTTGACCAGGTTCCTGCGCTCGCGCCAGGGCTGGGCCAAATGGCGGTTGCGGCTTGGGCTGATGATCAATCGCCGCCTGCGGCTGATCTTTTTCGCGCTGTTTGCATGGATCACCGTGCTGATCATGGGCGAGCTCACATTGCCCTCGCGCAGCCAGCTGATTGCGCTGGCAGCGGTGGTGTCGACCGCCTGGCTGGCGATCAGCTTTCTGGTGCGTGTCATCGCCAACCCGTTCCTGCGCAAAATCGTCACCTGGGGCGCCTGGATCTGGGCGACGCTGTATTTTCTGGGCTTCATCGAGCCGACATCGAACATGCTGGACAGCATCGCCATCAGCTTTGGCGAATTCCGGCTGTCGGCGCTGACGGTCATCAAGGCACTGGTCATCACCGGGCTGATGATCGCAGGTGCCCGATTCCTGTCGCGTGTGGTCAGCGGGCGGCTGGCCACCAACAAGGATATTTCGCCCTCGATGCGGGTGCTGACCAGCAAGCTGCTGCAGATCACCCTGTTTACGCTGGCCGTTATCGTCGGCCTGCGCGCGGCCGGTTTCGACCTGACCGGGCTTGCGGTTTTTTCTGGCGCGGTCGGTCTGGGTCTGGGCTTTGGTCTGCAAAAGGTGGTGTCGAACCTTGTCTCGGGCGTCATCATCCTGCTGGATAAATCGATCAAGCCCGGCGATGTGATCAGCCTTGGCGATACCTTCGGCTGGATCGAGGAACTGGGCGCCCGCTATGTCAGTGTGGTGACGCGCGACGGCAAGGAATACCTGATCCCGAACGAGGATCTGGTGACCGGGCAGGTGGTGAACTGGTCGCATACCAACAATTTCGTGCGCCTGGATCTGCATTTCGGCACCGCCTATGAGGATGACCCCCATGAGGTCAGCAAGATCGCCATCAACGCCGCCATGTCGGTCAAGCGCGTGATGCCGCAGCGCACGCCCGTCTGCTGGATCACCGGCTTTGGCGACAGTTCCGTCGATTATGTGCTGCGTTTCTGGATCACCGATTCCGAGGGCGGGCTGACCAATGTGCGCGGGCAGGTGTTTCTGGCGCTGTGGGATGCGTTCAAGAAAAAGGGCATCTCGATCCCGTTCCCGCAGCGCGAAGTGCGTGTGCTGAACGACAAGATTGCCGTCTCGGATGGAAATTCCGTGCCGCCACGTCCCGAATTCGTGACCAGCGATTGA
- a CDS encoding endonuclease/exonuclease/phosphatase family protein — MGLRTAATALLLALPAAAVADTVRIATYGPDLSRKGPGLLLADIEKRDPQVLAAAAVIAHAEPDAILLTGFDWDHDGLALDGFAALISEAGLDLPHRFAGQPNSGMATGVDLDGDGRSGTADDAQGFGFFTGASGMALLSRLPLAEVRDHSAFLWRDLPGNLMPSDTPADAAAIQRLSSTAHWDVALLIDGEPLHLLAWSATPPVFDGPEDRNGRRNHDEAAFWPAHLPKAPFVLLGNLNVDPVDGDGRPEGYQALMTVAHDPKPRGAWQPPQDGANAVQNGDPALDTADWADADGPGNLRADYVLPAKDLTVLDAGVLWPDPETELGRTVQTASRHRLVWVDIRFP, encoded by the coding sequence GTGGGTCTGAGAACAGCCGCGACGGCGCTGCTGCTGGCCCTGCCGGCGGCGGCTGTCGCGGACACGGTTCGTATCGCCACCTACGGCCCCGACCTGTCGCGCAAGGGGCCGGGTCTGTTGCTGGCCGATATCGAAAAGCGCGATCCGCAAGTGCTGGCGGCGGCGGCGGTCATCGCCCATGCCGAACCCGATGCCATCCTGCTGACCGGCTTTGACTGGGACCATGACGGGCTGGCGCTGGACGGTTTCGCCGCCCTGATATCCGAGGCCGGGCTGGACCTGCCGCACCGCTTTGCCGGTCAACCCAATAGCGGCATGGCCACTGGCGTCGATCTGGATGGCGACGGACGCAGCGGCACGGCGGATGACGCGCAGGGCTTTGGCTTTTTTACCGGCGCATCGGGCATGGCGCTATTGTCGCGGCTGCCCTTGGCTGAGGTGAGAGATCACAGCGCCTTTCTGTGGCGCGACCTGCCAGGCAACCTGATGCCATCCGACACCCCGGCCGATGCGGCCGCGATCCAGCGCCTGTCCTCGACCGCGCATTGGGATGTGGCGCTGCTGATCGACGGCGAACCGCTGCATCTGCTGGCCTGGTCCGCGACGCCGCCGGTCTTTGATGGTCCCGAGGATCGCAATGGCCGCCGCAACCATGACGAGGCCGCGTTCTGGCCTGCGCACCTGCCCAAGGCGCCCTTTGTCCTGCTGGGAAATCTGAACGTCGACCCGGTCGATGGCGATGGCCGCCCCGAGGGCTATCAGGCGTTGATGACCGTGGCCCATGACCCGAAACCACGCGGCGCATGGCAGCCCCCGCAGGATGGCGCGAATGCCGTGCAAAATGGCGATCCGGCGCTGGATACCGCCGATTGGGCCGACGCTGACGGCCCCGGCAATCTGCGCGCCGATTACGTTCTGCCTGCCAAAGACCTGACCGTGCTGGATGCGGGCGTCCTGTGGCCAGACCCGGAAACAGAACTGGGCCGGACGGTCCAGACGGCCTCGCGGCATCGGCTGGTCTGGGTGGATATTCGCTTTCCCTGA
- the leuD gene encoding 3-isopropylmalate dehydratase small subunit encodes MDKFITLTGIAAPMPLVNIDTDMIIPKQFLKTIKRSGLGKNLFDEMRYDSDGNEVADFVLNQPAYRDSQIIVAGDNFGCGSSREHAPWALLDFGIRCVISTSFADIFYNNCFKNGILPVILPQEAVAALMEDAKKGANARITVDLDAQTVSSSDGQVFAFDVDPHSKHCLMNGLDDIGLTMEKAAAIDTFEDQMAQARPWV; translated from the coding sequence ATGGACAAGTTTATCACACTTACCGGCATTGCAGCCCCTATGCCTTTGGTCAATATCGATACAGATATGATTATCCCCAAACAGTTCCTTAAGACCATCAAACGGTCAGGTCTGGGGAAAAATCTTTTCGATGAGATGCGGTATGATTCGGATGGCAACGAGGTCGCCGACTTCGTCCTGAACCAGCCCGCCTACCGCGATTCGCAGATTATCGTTGCCGGTGACAATTTCGGCTGCGGTTCATCGCGCGAACACGCGCCGTGGGCGCTGCTGGATTTCGGCATTCGCTGCGTCATCTCGACCAGCTTTGCCGACATCTTCTATAATAACTGCTTCAAGAACGGCATCCTGCCGGTCATCCTGCCGCAAGAGGCCGTGGCTGCCCTGATGGAGGACGCCAAGAAAGGCGCGAACGCCCGGATCACCGTCGATCTTGATGCACAGACGGTCAGCAGTTCGGACGGTCAGGTCTTTGCCTTCGACGTCGACCCCCATAGCAAGCACTGCCTGATGAACGGGTTGGACGATATCGGGCTGACCATGGAAAAGGCCGCGGCCATCGACACGTTCGAGGATCAGATGGCGCAGGCGCGCCCGTGGGTCTGA
- a CDS encoding DUF2794 domain-containing protein: MNAFSPSSADPDRVVFDRTELGIILSVYGRFVAAGEWRDYGMSFLREVAVFSVFRRAAENPLYRIEKRPKLRDAQGLYAVIGMDGRILKRGHDLPTVLRVLEKKLIRSVD; this comes from the coding sequence ATGAACGCCTTTTCGCCGTCTTCGGCCGATCCGGATCGCGTGGTTTTCGACCGAACAGAGTTGGGCATAATCCTGTCCGTCTATGGTCGATTTGTTGCCGCAGGCGAGTGGCGCGATTACGGCATGTCCTTTCTGCGCGAGGTCGCTGTGTTCAGCGTCTTTCGCCGCGCCGCCGAAAACCCGCTATATCGCATCGAAAAGCGGCCCAAGCTGCGCGACGCCCAAGGGCTGTATGCGGTGATCGGCATGGACGGGCGTATCCTGAAACGCGGACATGATCTGCCGACCGTGTTGCGGGTGCTGGAGAAAAAGCTGATCCGCAGCGTCGACTGA